The proteins below are encoded in one region of Pongo pygmaeus isolate AG05252 chromosome 20, NHGRI_mPonPyg2-v2.0_pri, whole genome shotgun sequence:
- the MRPL34 gene encoding large ribosomal subunit protein bL34m, which translates to MALLAGSLLGPTSRSAALLGGRWLQPRAWLGFPDAWGLPTPQQARGKARGNEYQPSNIKRKNKHGWVRRLSTPAGVQVILRRMLKGRKSLSH; encoded by the exons ATGGCTCTCTTGGCTGGATCCCTGTTGGGCCCCACGAGTAGGTCGGCAGCGTTGCTGGGTGGCAG GTGGCTCCAGCCCCGGGCCTGGCTGGGGTTCCCGGACGCCTGGGGCCTCCCCACCCCGCAGCAGGCCCGGGGCAAGGCTCGCGGGAATGAGTATCAGCCGAGCAACATCAAACGCAAGAACAAGCACGGCTGGGTCCGGCGCCTGAGCACGCCGGCCGGCGTCCAGGTCATCCTTCGCCGAATGCTCAAGGGCCGCAAGTCGCTGAGCCATTGA